Within the Saccharopolyspora gloriosae genome, the region GGAACTTCACCCACGGCAACGCGGAACTCCCGCGTGAAGACCCCGTGCTGCTCCAGGTCGCCGGTGAGCTGTCCGCGAGCGCGCACGCCGCCCGGTCGACGGTGCTCGCCGCCGCCGACGCGCTGGATCGGGCCGAGCGGGACCTGCTGGCGGGCCGCTTCGACACGGGTGCCGCACAAGACGCCTCGCTCGCCGCGGCGCACGCGAAGACGGTCGTCGACGAACTGACCCTCAACGCCGCCACCAGGCTGTTCGACGTCGGCGGGGCCTCGGCGACGTCGCGCACGGCCGACCTCGATCGGCACTGGCGCAGCGCCCGCACCCTCGCCTCGCACAACTCCGGGCCGCTCAAGCGCGGCGTCGTCGGCGACCACCTGCTGCACGGCACCGAGCTGCCGGACAACACCTACTTCTGATCCGCACGGAGGACACTCGGCATGACTCACCCCCACCAGGACTTCGGTCCGTCCGCGACCGGCCACGACACCCCGGTGCTCGACTCCACGATCCACCACGTCGAAGCAGGCGGCGGCGACCCGATCGTGTTCTTGCACGGCAATCCGACGAGTTCGTTCCTGTGGCGGCACGTGTTCCGCCGCCTCGACGGGCAGGGCAGGTTGCTGGCCGCCGACCTGATCGGGTTCGGCGACTCCGGCAAGCCCGGCATCGACTACGACCTCGACGACCACCAGCGCTACCTCGACGCCTGGTTCGACGCCCTCGAGCTGACGAACGTGACGCTGGTGCTGCAGGACTTCGGTGCCGCTTTCGGCTTGAACTGGGCGGCCCGGCATCCGGATCGGGTGCGCGCGGTGCTGCTGGCCGAACCGGTGCTGCGGCCGATCGAGTCGGAGAGCCTGCCGGAGCAGTTCGTCGCCACCCGCTCCCTGGTCCGAACTCCGGGCGACGGCGAGAAGTTCGTGCTCGACGACGACCGGTTCCTGACCGAGCTGTTCCCCGCGACGTTCCTGGAACCGCTGGACGCCGACGTGCTCGCCGAGTACCGCAGGCCGTTCCCCACGCCGGAATCGCGCAAGCCCGTCCTGTACTTCCCGCGAAACCTGCCGGTCGACGCCGAACCGAAGTCCACTGTGGACTTCTTGGACGGTTTCGTCGAATGGTTGCGCACCAGCGAAACCCCGAAGGCGCTGCTGACCTTCGAACCCGGTTTCCTGCTCACCCCCGCGATCCGGGACTGGGCCGAGAAAACCGTGCGCAACTTGGAGATCACCCCGGCGGGCGCGGGCGTGCACTTCGTGCAGGAGGAACAGCCCGCCGCCATCGCCGAGGCCGTGACCTCGCTGCTCGCCCGCAGCTGAACCGGCCAGGAACGGAGAACGACCATGACCGTGGACTCGGCCCGGACCGGCACCGTCCGCTACGGAAGTCCCGAACTGGACGCCCTCATCGAGCGCATCCGGGACGGCGCGTTCGAGCGCGAACGCGACGGAATCGCCCCGCACGAGCAGATCTCCTGGATCAAGCAGTCCGGGCTCGGCGCCCTGCGCGTGCCCGCCGAGGAGGGCGGTGGCGGTGCGACGACCCGCGAGCTCTCCGAGGTGATCGTGCGGCTCTCGCACGCCGACTCCAACATCGGGCACTTGCTGCGCGCCCACTTCGGCACCGTCGAGGACCTCGTCGCCGCGCCGGACTCGCCCGGCCGCAGTCGCTGGATCGAGCGGATCGTCGGCGGCGGATTGTTCGGCAACGGCAACAACGAACTCGGTGCCCTGCACGCAGGGGACTTCGTCAAGAACACGACGTTCACCCCGGACGGCGAGGGTTTTCGGCTCAACGGCACGAAGTACTACTCCACCGGCACCTTGTACGCCGACTACTCGTTCGTCACCGGTGTCACCGCGGACGGTCTTCCGGCGACGGCGCTGATCCCGGTGGACCGGGACGGCGTGGAGCTGCTCGACGACTGGGACGGGTTCGGGCAGCGGCTCACCGCCACCGGCACGACGCGGCTGGCGAACGTGCGGGTCGAGGGCGACGAGATCACGTTGCCCCCGGCGGACCTCTCGACGGTGCCGCGCTGGCGGCTCGGGCCGTACTACCAGCATCACCTGAACCTCGTCGTCGCGGGCAACGTCCACGCGGTGCGCGACGACGCGATCGCCTTGATCGGCGGCCGCCGCCGCAGCTTCACGCACGGCTCGGCGGACCTGCCGCGGGAGGACCCGGTGTTGCAGGAGGTCATCGGCGAGATCGCCGCGCTGGCCTTCGCGGCCGAGACGACGGTGCTGGAGACCGCCGACGTGCTCGACCGGATCGGCACCGGACCGGACGTCGACGCCGACGTGCACGAGGCGTCGCTGCGCGCCTCGCAGGCCCAGGTGACGGTGGACTCGTTCGGGTTGCGCGCCGCGGACCTGCTGTTCGAGGTCGGCGGGGCGTCGGCGACGAGGCAGCCCGCGAACCTCGACCGGCATTGGCGCAACATCCGGACGGTCGCCTCGCACAACCCGGTCCGCTTCAAGAACCGGGCCATCGGCGAGTTGCTGGTCAACGGCACGGCCCTGCCGGACAACACCTACTTCTGAGAGCGAGCACCATGCCTTCGGACCAGCGCCGACTGCACCTCAACGCGTTCATCCTGTCCTCCGGCCACCACGAGGCTTCGTGGCGTTACCCGCATTCGACGCCGGAGCGGATGTTCGACGCGGCGTTCTACCAGTCGTTGGCCCGCACGGCGGAGGCGGCGGCGTTCGACGCGGTGTTCCTCGCCGACATCCCGAAGCTCGACGACAACATCGAGTTCAACGCCGCCGGTCGGCTCGACCCGCTGCTGGTGCTGGCGACCATCGCCGCCGCCACCGAACGCATCGGGCTGATCGCGACCGCCTCCACCAGCTACACCTACCCGTGGAGCCTGGCGCGGTCGCTGGCCACCCTGGACCACCTGTCCGCGGGGCGGGCGGCCTGGAACATCGTCACCACCGCCCCGCCGGCGGCGGCCCGCAACCACGGCCTCGACGACAGCCCCGAGCCCGCGCTGCGCTACGAGCGGGCCGATTCGCACGTGGACGCGGTGCTGAAGTTGTGGGACAGCTGGGAGGACGACGCGATCCGGCTCGACCGGGCGGCGGGCCGCTACGCGGACCCGGCGAAGATCCACCCGCCGCGAGTGCACGACGAGCACATCCGCGTCGAAGGACCGCTGACCAGTCCACGTCCGCCGCAGGGCTACCCGGTGCTGGTGCAGGCGGGCGCCTCCAACCCAGGGCGCGCGTTCGCGGCCCGCTACGCGGAGGCGATCTTCGCCGCGCAGCAGCGGCTGGAGGACGCCCAGGTGTACTACCAGGACGTGAAGAAGCGCACCGCCGACGCGGGCCGCAACCCGGAGCACGTGAAGATCCTGCCCGGCATCAGCCCGTTCATCGGCGGCACCGAGGAAGAGGCGAAGCGGCTGGAGCAGGAGTTCAACGAGCTCACCGTCGTCGAGTACGGCCTGATCCAGCTGGAGGATTTCGCCGGGGCGAAGGCGGATCTGGCGGATCTGGACAAGCCCGTGTCCTCGGACCTGTTCCAGGGCGCCGGGGACGTCAACGACAACAACTGGAGCCGCCGCCAGCTCGTCGCGGGCATCGTCGAACGGGAGCGCCCCACCCTGCGGCAACTGCTGCACCGGCTCGCCGGGGCGCGCGGCCACCGCGTCGTCACCGGCACGCCCGAGCAGGTCGCCGACGCGATGCAGGAGTGGTTCACCTCCGGCGCCGCCGACGGCTTCAACGTGATGCCGCCCTACCTGCCCGGCGGCCTGGAGACGTTCACCGAAACCGTCGTGCCCATCCTCCGCGAACGCGGCCTGTTCCGAGAGGGCTACGAGGGCAGGACTTTCCGCGACCACCTCGGCCTGCCCCGCCCGGAGAACCAGCACGTGACCTGACGAGCATCCCGCCTCGACCGAGCCGCCTCAGGTGAGTGCCTCCTTCGCCAGTGAAGTGGTCCCTGTTTGTTGGACTGGGTGAGTGAAGGCTAGGTGGTGAGGGCCTGGGCTCGGTATTCGGTGGGGGTGAGGTTCTTCAGTGTGGTGGAGATGCGGGTGGTGTTGTACCAGTCGAGGTAGTTCTCGAGGGCGGTGGTGAACTCGTCGGGGGTGTTGTAGTTGTGGTGGTGGAAGAGTTCTTCTTTGAGGTGGCTGAAGAAGTTTTCGGCGACGGCGTTGTCGAGGCAGGTCGCTTTCCGGGACATGGAGGGTGTCAGGTTTGCCTCGTGTAGCAGTTGGCGCCAGGAGGTGTGTCGGTAGTGGAAGCCTTGGTCGGTGTGCACGAGTGGGGTGTGGCCGGTGTTGAGGGTGGCGATGGCTTTGGTCAGTGATGAGTTGGTCAGGTGGGTGTCGGGTCGGGTGCTCCAGGAGTAGGACACGACGGAGC harbors:
- a CDS encoding acyl-CoA dehydrogenase — protein: MTVDSARTGTVRYGSPELDALIERIRDGAFERERDGIAPHEQISWIKQSGLGALRVPAEEGGGGATTRELSEVIVRLSHADSNIGHLLRAHFGTVEDLVAAPDSPGRSRWIERIVGGGLFGNGNNELGALHAGDFVKNTTFTPDGEGFRLNGTKYYSTGTLYADYSFVTGVTADGLPATALIPVDRDGVELLDDWDGFGQRLTATGTTRLANVRVEGDEITLPPADLSTVPRWRLGPYYQHHLNLVVAGNVHAVRDDAIALIGGRRRSFTHGSADLPREDPVLQEVIGEIAALAFAAETTVLETADVLDRIGTGPDVDADVHEASLRASQAQVTVDSFGLRAADLLFEVGGASATRQPANLDRHWRNIRTVASHNPVRFKNRAIGELLVNGTALPDNTYF
- a CDS encoding LLM class flavin-dependent oxidoreductase; the encoded protein is MPSDQRRLHLNAFILSSGHHEASWRYPHSTPERMFDAAFYQSLARTAEAAAFDAVFLADIPKLDDNIEFNAAGRLDPLLVLATIAAATERIGLIATASTSYTYPWSLARSLATLDHLSAGRAAWNIVTTAPPAAARNHGLDDSPEPALRYERADSHVDAVLKLWDSWEDDAIRLDRAAGRYADPAKIHPPRVHDEHIRVEGPLTSPRPPQGYPVLVQAGASNPGRAFAARYAEAIFAAQQRLEDAQVYYQDVKKRTADAGRNPEHVKILPGISPFIGGTEEEAKRLEQEFNELTVVEYGLIQLEDFAGAKADLADLDKPVSSDLFQGAGDVNDNNWSRRQLVAGIVERERPTLRQLLHRLAGARGHRVVTGTPEQVADAMQEWFTSGAADGFNVMPPYLPGGLETFTETVVPILRERGLFREGYEGRTFRDHLGLPRPENQHVT
- a CDS encoding haloalkane dehalogenase produces the protein MTHPHQDFGPSATGHDTPVLDSTIHHVEAGGGDPIVFLHGNPTSSFLWRHVFRRLDGQGRLLAADLIGFGDSGKPGIDYDLDDHQRYLDAWFDALELTNVTLVLQDFGAAFGLNWAARHPDRVRAVLLAEPVLRPIESESLPEQFVATRSLVRTPGDGEKFVLDDDRFLTELFPATFLEPLDADVLAEYRRPFPTPESRKPVLYFPRNLPVDAEPKSTVDFLDGFVEWLRTSETPKALLTFEPGFLLTPAIRDWAEKTVRNLEITPAGAGVHFVQEEQPAAIAEAVTSLLARS